A single region of the Triplophysa dalaica isolate WHDGS20190420 chromosome 15, ASM1584641v1, whole genome shotgun sequence genome encodes:
- the eipr1 gene encoding EARP-interacting protein homolog isoform X1: MNKMEDDAPVIYGLEFQARALTAQAAETDAIRFLVGTQSLKFDNQIHIIDFDDENNMINKNVLLHDAGEIWHMSTSPADKGVLTTCYNKTSESRVLTCAAVWRMPPEWETGSHESPDDSSNNPQTLELLCHLDNTAHGSVACVLWEPMGDGKRVISLAENHVLLSDLQESSSKATISSSATLEGKGQLKFTTGKWSPHHNCTQVATANDTAIRGWDLRSMSQMYCIENAHGQLVRDLDFNPNKQYYLASCGDDCKVKFWDVRHINEPVKCLEEHSHWVWSVRYNHSHDQLVLTGSSDSRLILSNMVSISSEPFGHLVDDDDLSDNEETQQDDKVKEPLQDSIIATYEEHEDSVYAVEWSAADPWLFASLSYDGRLVINRVPRAIKYRILL; this comes from the exons atgaataaaatggAGGACGACGCACCGGTTATTTATGGCCTTGAGTTCCAG GCACGTGCTCTCACAGCCCAGGCAGCTGAGACGGATGCCATCAGGTTTTTAGTGGGAACACAGTCACTGAAATTTGATAACCAG ATTCACATCATTGACTTTGATGATGAGAATAACATGATTAATAAGAATGTCCTCCTGCACGACGCTGGTGAGATATGGCACATGAGCACCAGCCCCGCAGATAAGGGAGTGTTGACCACATGCTACAACAAGA CGTCTGAGAGTCGGGTTCTCACATGTGCGGCGGTATGGAGGATGCCCCCGGAATGGGAAACAGGCAGCCACGAGTCCCCCGATGATTCATCAAACAACCCGCAGACCTTGGAGCTTCTCTGTCACCTTGACAACACGGCCCACGGCAGCGTGGCCTG TGTATTATGGGAGCCCATGGGTGACGGCAAGCGCGTGATCTCTTTGGCTGAAAACCATGTGCTGCTCTCGGACCTTCAGGAGAGCTCCAGCAAAGCCACG ATCTCCAGCAGTGCCACCCTGGAGGGCAAAGGGCAGCTGAAGTTCACCACGGGCAAGTGGAGCCCACATCACAACTGCACCCAGGTTGCCACAGCCAACGACACGGCCATCCGAGGCTGGGACCTGCGCAGCATGAG TCAGATGTACTGCATTGAAAACGCTCACGGGCAGCTGGTACGTGACTTGGACTTCAACCCCAACAAGCAGTATTACCTGGCCAGCTGCGGCGATGACTGCAAAGTGAAGTTTTGGGACGTGCGACACATCAACGAACCGGTCAAATGCCTGGAGGAGCATTCTCATTG GGTGTGGAGTGTGAGGTACAATCATTCTCACGATCAACTCGTGCTCACGGGCAGCAGTGACAGCAGACTCATTCTGTCCAACATGGTCTCCATCTCCTCTGAACCGTTCGGACACCTGGTGGATGACGATGACCTCAGCGACAATGAGGAGACGCAGCAGGATGACAA GGTTAAAGAACCACTTCAGGACAGCATTATAGCCACATATGAGGAGCATGAGGACAGCGTGTATGCGGTAGAGTGGTCTGCGGCAGACCCCTGGCTGTTTGCATCCCTCAGTTACGACGGTCGGCTAGTTATCAACAGAGTCCCCCGAGCCATCAAATACAGAATCTTACTGTAG
- the eipr1 gene encoding EARP-interacting protein homolog isoform X2 produces MCQARALTAQAAETDAIRFLVGTQSLKFDNQIHIIDFDDENNMINKNVLLHDAGEIWHMSTSPADKGVLTTCYNKTSESRVLTCAAVWRMPPEWETGSHESPDDSSNNPQTLELLCHLDNTAHGSVACVLWEPMGDGKRVISLAENHVLLSDLQESSSKATISSSATLEGKGQLKFTTGKWSPHHNCTQVATANDTAIRGWDLRSMSQMYCIENAHGQLVRDLDFNPNKQYYLASCGDDCKVKFWDVRHINEPVKCLEEHSHWVWSVRYNHSHDQLVLTGSSDSRLILSNMVSISSEPFGHLVDDDDLSDNEETQQDDKVKEPLQDSIIATYEEHEDSVYAVEWSAADPWLFASLSYDGRLVINRVPRAIKYRILL; encoded by the exons ATGTGTCAGGCACGTGCTCTCACAGCCCAGGCAGCTGAGACGGATGCCATCAGGTTTTTAGTGGGAACACAGTCACTGAAATTTGATAACCAG ATTCACATCATTGACTTTGATGATGAGAATAACATGATTAATAAGAATGTCCTCCTGCACGACGCTGGTGAGATATGGCACATGAGCACCAGCCCCGCAGATAAGGGAGTGTTGACCACATGCTACAACAAGA CGTCTGAGAGTCGGGTTCTCACATGTGCGGCGGTATGGAGGATGCCCCCGGAATGGGAAACAGGCAGCCACGAGTCCCCCGATGATTCATCAAACAACCCGCAGACCTTGGAGCTTCTCTGTCACCTTGACAACACGGCCCACGGCAGCGTGGCCTG TGTATTATGGGAGCCCATGGGTGACGGCAAGCGCGTGATCTCTTTGGCTGAAAACCATGTGCTGCTCTCGGACCTTCAGGAGAGCTCCAGCAAAGCCACG ATCTCCAGCAGTGCCACCCTGGAGGGCAAAGGGCAGCTGAAGTTCACCACGGGCAAGTGGAGCCCACATCACAACTGCACCCAGGTTGCCACAGCCAACGACACGGCCATCCGAGGCTGGGACCTGCGCAGCATGAG TCAGATGTACTGCATTGAAAACGCTCACGGGCAGCTGGTACGTGACTTGGACTTCAACCCCAACAAGCAGTATTACCTGGCCAGCTGCGGCGATGACTGCAAAGTGAAGTTTTGGGACGTGCGACACATCAACGAACCGGTCAAATGCCTGGAGGAGCATTCTCATTG GGTGTGGAGTGTGAGGTACAATCATTCTCACGATCAACTCGTGCTCACGGGCAGCAGTGACAGCAGACTCATTCTGTCCAACATGGTCTCCATCTCCTCTGAACCGTTCGGACACCTGGTGGATGACGATGACCTCAGCGACAATGAGGAGACGCAGCAGGATGACAA GGTTAAAGAACCACTTCAGGACAGCATTATAGCCACATATGAGGAGCATGAGGACAGCGTGTATGCGGTAGAGTGGTCTGCGGCAGACCCCTGGCTGTTTGCATCCCTCAGTTACGACGGTCGGCTAGTTATCAACAGAGTCCCCCGAGCCATCAAATACAGAATCTTACTGTAG